One window of Rasiella rasia genomic DNA carries:
- a CDS encoding DUF1835 domain-containing protein has translation MRKQIHILNGDSLREQFPKKIKGKLIVARECLIEGNVAGDDFNTFFKNRAEFIYQNYNDSKEDYQSKVRTEFQKIQNVEKGTELNLWFEDDLFCQVNFWFVSYFISQNKINEKVYLIRPKNHNQYGFGGLNNEELIAAYTNRQEILELDKIANLWIEYKNKNWKGLMSAAKNIEDDFPFIIAAVDAQIERIPKGNNPGRPTRVLLEIMDELQTEDFGQIFREFSKRESIYGFGDLQLKALYECAKNNRF, from the coding sequence ATGAGAAAACAAATCCACATTCTTAACGGTGATTCATTAAGAGAACAGTTTCCAAAAAAAATTAAAGGAAAATTAATAGTCGCAAGAGAATGTCTTATTGAGGGAAACGTAGCGGGGGATGATTTTAATACATTCTTCAAAAACCGAGCTGAATTCATTTACCAGAATTACAATGATTCGAAAGAAGATTACCAAAGTAAGGTCAGGACAGAATTTCAAAAAATTCAAAATGTTGAAAAAGGAACTGAACTAAATCTTTGGTTTGAAGATGACCTTTTCTGCCAAGTGAATTTTTGGTTTGTATCTTACTTTATATCCCAAAATAAAATTAATGAAAAAGTATATCTTATTAGACCAAAAAATCACAACCAATACGGCTTTGGCGGATTGAATAATGAGGAATTGATCGCTGCATATACTAACAGGCAAGAGATTTTGGAATTAGACAAGATTGCAAATCTTTGGATAGAATACAAAAATAAGAATTGGAAAGGCTTAATGTCAGCAGCAAAAAATATTGAGGATGATTTTCCTTTTATAATCGCTGCTGTCGACGCACAGATTGAGAGAATTCCCAAAGGAAATAACCCTGGTAGACCAACAAGGGTTTTGTTAGAAATAATGGATGAGCTCCAAACTGAGGACTTTGGCCAAATTTTTCGAGAGTTTTCTAAACGAGAGAGTATTTATGGATTTGGTGATCTACAACTAAAAGCTTTATATGAGTGTGCAAAAAACAACCGTTTTTAA
- a CDS encoding VOC family protein: MKNICSAKTIRFTVILLFVTIFSYAQENELPETNGSFYAISVKNLDKAVEWYANHLDFTIESTAENDERKGVLMTRKGCILELAEFTGATDLKEIKSNIESHELFGIFKIGFITSNIEESFKALEESDVEIFFSIVDLPNGKRTFGVKDLEGNIIQFFGE; encoded by the coding sequence ATGAAAAATATCTGTTCAGCAAAAACAATTCGGTTTACAGTTATTCTACTCTTTGTCACTATATTTTCATACGCTCAAGAAAACGAATTACCTGAAACTAATGGTTCATTTTACGCTATTTCTGTCAAAAACCTTGATAAAGCAGTAGAATGGTATGCCAACCATCTAGATTTCACTATTGAATCTACAGCTGAAAATGATGAACGTAAAGGAGTACTAATGACTCGAAAAGGGTGCATTCTTGAATTAGCAGAATTCACAGGAGCAACCGATTTAAAAGAAATTAAATCAAACATTGAATCTCATGAACTATTTGGGATCTTTAAAATTGGTTTTATTACCAGTAATATTGAAGAATCCTTTAAAGCACTTGAAGAATCGGATGTAGAAATTTTCTTTTCAATAGTAGATTTACCTAATGGAAAACGGACATTTGGAGTTAAGGACCTCGAAGGAAATATTATCCAATTCTTCGGCGAATAA
- a CDS encoding AAA family ATPase, with product MIHLVVGNTGSGKSTYSAELKRKTNGIVFSIDTWNNTLFLADKKPEDGLDWFLERIDRAEKIMMNLIRQLESTSTDSILDLGLSKYEHREKFRNFAKANGFELKIHYLDISKETRLGRVMKRNDEKGATFEFEVTKEDFDFMEGYFEKPSEDEIGDGIIITE from the coding sequence ATGATACATTTAGTAGTTGGCAATACTGGTTCTGGAAAAAGTACATATTCAGCAGAATTGAAAAGAAAAACAAATGGAATAGTTTTTTCAATTGATACATGGAATAATACACTATTCCTTGCAGACAAAAAGCCGGAAGATGGATTGGATTGGTTTTTAGAGAGAATCGACAGAGCAGAAAAAATAATGATGAACCTAATTAGGCAATTGGAAAGCACAAGTACTGATTCTATTTTGGATTTAGGATTATCGAAGTATGAGCATCGAGAAAAGTTCAGAAACTTTGCCAAAGCTAACGGGTTTGAACTAAAGATTCATTATTTAGACATTTCAAAAGAAACTCGTTTGGGCAGGGTTATGAAAAGGAATGACGAAAAAGGTGCTACTTTCGAATTTGAAGTAACGAAAGAAGATTTCGATTTCATGGAAGGTTATTTTGAAAAACCCAGTGAAGATGAAATCGGTGACGGAATTATCATTACAGAATAA
- a CDS encoding Cif family virulence factor, with amino-acid sequence MKYLLLTLTLVLGMQSVVSQNISESDSLQIVNKIADWNRAWKIKDAELACKWYSENADFTNAFGFNRIGQLEIQKYLTEVFGFDFVMAGNTEQTSLKLKKISEKAILAITTVERKGQKTADNKNLEPRRTTHYRLFEKNEQWKITAHLISDARSIKIEKH; translated from the coding sequence ATGAAATATCTACTACTCACATTGACTCTTGTTTTGGGAATGCAGTCGGTTGTTTCACAAAACATCTCAGAATCTGACAGTTTACAAATTGTAAATAAAATTGCCGATTGGAATAGAGCTTGGAAAATCAAAGACGCTGAATTAGCCTGTAAATGGTATTCAGAAAATGCTGATTTTACGAATGCATTCGGGTTTAATAGAATCGGACAATTAGAAATACAAAAATATTTAACTGAGGTTTTTGGATTTGACTTTGTAATGGCAGGAAATACGGAGCAGACCTCCTTAAAACTAAAAAAAATATCTGAAAAAGCAATTTTAGCAATTACAACTGTTGAACGGAAAGGACAAAAAACAGCAGACAACAAAAATTTGGAACCTCGAAGAACTACCCATTATCGATTGTTTGAAAAAAATGAACAATGGAAAATTACGGCACATCTTATTTCAGATGCAAGAAGCATTAAAATAGAAAAACACTAA
- a CDS encoding CBU_0592 family membrane protein produces the protein MKSVIDIMGWLGSGLIILAYALTLIKSKKYLDYGKYLNLLGGVLIATNCYYYDAIPPFVTNLLWSVIATLTIYKSRNKRRITKTQCLT, from the coding sequence ATGAAATCAGTAATTGACATTATGGGTTGGTTGGGTTCAGGATTAATAATCCTTGCCTATGCCCTAACCCTTATTAAAAGTAAAAAGTATTTAGATTATGGTAAGTATTTAAACTTACTTGGAGGTGTTTTAATAGCTACAAACTGTTATTACTACGACGCCATTCCGCCTTTTGTCACTAATTTACTTTGGAGCGTTATCGCGACGTTAACAATATATAAGTCACGAAATAAAAGAAGAATCACCAAAACTCAATGTTTAACTTAA
- a CDS encoding short chain dehydrogenase, with translation MKILIIGGNGTIGKTVASYFKKNNDTLIAGRTKGDVTVDIADGNSIKSMFEKIGKVDAIVCIAGEAKWDDFNRLTEDDYYIGLKSKLMGQVNLVRIGQNYLNSKGSITLSTGILADDPVVKTTSAAMVNGGIHSFVRAVALEIENGIRVNVVSSGMVEDAYEKYKDYFPGHNPIPMKKVINGYVRSVNGKGNGEIIRIYD, from the coding sequence ATGAAAATTTTAATAATTGGAGGAAACGGAACTATAGGAAAAACTGTTGCTTCATATTTCAAAAAAAACAACGATACTTTAATCGCTGGACGAACTAAGGGCGATGTAACTGTTGATATTGCCGATGGTAATTCAATAAAATCTATGTTTGAAAAGATTGGCAAAGTCGACGCCATAGTATGTATCGCCGGAGAAGCCAAATGGGACGACTTTAATAGACTTACTGAAGACGATTACTACATCGGATTAAAAAGTAAGTTAATGGGACAAGTTAACCTTGTACGCATTGGACAGAATTATTTAAATTCTAAAGGTTCGATTACGTTATCAACAGGAATTTTGGCAGACGACCCAGTTGTAAAAACAACAAGTGCAGCCATGGTAAATGGTGGGATACATAGTTTTGTACGAGCGGTTGCTCTCGAAATTGAAAACGGAATAAGAGTCAATGTAGTTTCATCTGGAATGGTAGAAGACGCATACGAGAAGTACAAAGACTATTTTCCAGGCCACAATCCGATACCCATGAAAAAAGTAATTAATGGATATGTAAGAAGTGTAAACGGAAAAGGAAATGGCGAAATAATTAGAATATATGACTAA
- a CDS encoding VOC family protein gives MKQVVLVLLLALLTVSCSNVKQDRGESDELHQLRAKLDSLNNLNTEEPTTMKEQIATFFTFQKEDAEQAMNFYIGLFDNSKIIDLKRWGQEGPGKEGTIMHATFSLNGKLYMCSDSPPIHSWGFTPAVSNYIECSNNSEIERLFTQLSENGKVMMPLNNYGFSQKFGFVEDKFGVSWQLNLQ, from the coding sequence ATGAAACAAGTTGTATTAGTGCTACTGTTGGCTTTACTAACAGTAAGCTGTTCTAACGTTAAGCAAGACAGAGGAGAAAGTGATGAATTACATCAATTACGTGCTAAACTTGATAGTTTGAATAATTTAAACACAGAAGAACCAACTACAATGAAAGAGCAAATAGCAACATTTTTCACATTTCAAAAAGAAGACGCAGAACAGGCTATGAACTTTTATATTGGGCTGTTTGATAACTCTAAAATTATTGATTTAAAACGTTGGGGACAGGAAGGGCCTGGAAAAGAAGGAACTATAATGCACGCCACATTTAGTTTAAACGGCAAACTATATATGTGTAGTGATAGCCCACCAATTCACAGTTGGGGTTTTACACCGGCGGTTTCAAACTACATTGAATGCTCTAACAATAGCGAAATTGAACGGTTATTCACACAACTATCAGAAAACGGAAAAGTTATGATGCCTTTAAATAACTACGGATTTAGTCAGAAATTTGGTTTTGTGGAAGATAAATTTGGAGTTTCATGGCAACTAAACCTTCAATAA
- a CDS encoding SDR family oxidoreductase, whose protein sequence is MSTTQFGKDGWTPERIGNLKGKTYVITGTTSGTGFEAAKILLSKGAKVVMLNRNSKKAEDTIATLRQELSASIDVSNIRMDLAEQASVKKAAQQILQTVPQIDALICNAAIAQVPKQTFTIDGFESQLGVNHYGNFLLQGLLYPLISASNGRIVVVGSMGYNLGIKTIQFDDMNWDKNYSPNGVYSQSKLAQIMCVYELQDRLKEAGKTNVKVYACHPGASRTSLIKTSGSFMTRFIWQLMKLSPMVQSAEKGAYPQLMCATEPYLDQSGFYGPTARNNWKGPVGEHKLEPHAKDKAVAEKLWEVSEIATGFNWSF, encoded by the coding sequence ATGAGTACAACACAGTTTGGTAAAGATGGGTGGACCCCAGAAAGAATTGGAAATTTAAAAGGGAAGACATATGTCATAACTGGTACAACTAGTGGTACAGGATTTGAAGCGGCAAAGATATTACTTTCAAAGGGCGCAAAAGTGGTGATGCTTAATCGTAACTCCAAAAAAGCGGAAGATACGATCGCAACATTAAGGCAGGAACTTAGTGCTAGCATAGACGTATCTAATATACGTATGGATTTAGCAGAACAAGCTTCTGTTAAGAAAGCTGCACAACAGATTCTCCAAACAGTTCCTCAAATTGATGCACTAATCTGTAATGCTGCCATTGCTCAAGTACCGAAACAGACCTTTACCATCGACGGATTTGAAAGTCAACTAGGTGTAAATCATTATGGTAATTTCTTACTACAAGGACTACTCTACCCATTAATTTCGGCATCTAACGGACGCATCGTGGTTGTGGGTAGTATGGGTTATAATTTAGGGATAAAAACCATACAGTTTGACGATATGAACTGGGACAAGAATTACAGTCCAAACGGTGTATATAGCCAAAGTAAATTGGCGCAGATTATGTGTGTTTACGAATTACAAGACCGCCTGAAAGAAGCAGGTAAAACTAATGTAAAGGTTTACGCCTGCCATCCAGGGGCCTCACGAACTTCATTAATTAAAACCAGCGGTAGTTTCATGACGCGCTTTATTTGGCAACTAATGAAGCTTTCACCAATGGTACAATCGGCCGAAAAAGGTGCTTATCCGCAACTCATGTGTGCCACAGAACCCTATTTAGACCAAAGCGGTTTTTACGGACCCACGGCTAGAAATAATTGGAAGGGTCCTGTGGGAGAGCACAAATTGGAGCCTCATGCGAAAGATAAAGCGGTAGCCGAGAAATTATGGGAAGTTTCAGAAATAGCCACAGGTTTTAACTGGAGCTTTTAA
- a CDS encoding helix-turn-helix domain-containing protein produces the protein MKHFNTVSSYLEYLELPGPEHPMLSVFNSKGDGFLPCPKESSPPITNDCYTISLKKFVKGDLNYGRTKYDFTNGVLIFIAPRQVLQWDNSVVFEQKGFSINFHEDFLKGTELAQQIKRYGFFSYSANEALHLSPKEEKQIESIVASIEIEYQNNQDEFSKDIIISQLSTLFKYANRFYERQFLIRKELGNDLLVQFNRHLEAYFESGQLKENGVPSIEKIANEMSVSQRYLSDTLKKETGKSTTEHLQLYLINEAKNILLKPNKSISEVAYELGFEYPQYFSRLFKKKEGISPSAFRELYKMN, from the coding sequence ATGAAGCATTTTAATACAGTATCGTCATACTTAGAATACCTTGAACTACCTGGCCCAGAGCATCCTATGCTTAGTGTTTTTAATTCAAAAGGCGATGGTTTTCTTCCTTGTCCGAAAGAAAGTTCACCACCTATTACCAACGATTGCTATACTATTAGTTTAAAGAAATTTGTGAAAGGCGACTTAAACTACGGCCGTACAAAATATGATTTTACAAATGGTGTCTTAATTTTTATCGCTCCAAGACAAGTCTTACAATGGGATAATAGTGTGGTTTTTGAACAAAAAGGTTTTTCTATAAACTTCCACGAAGATTTTCTAAAGGGAACAGAGTTAGCACAACAAATTAAGAGGTATGGTTTCTTTTCCTATTCGGCCAATGAAGCGCTTCATCTTTCGCCTAAAGAGGAAAAGCAGATAGAATCTATAGTAGCGAGTATTGAAATAGAATATCAAAATAATCAAGACGAGTTTAGTAAAGATATTATCATTTCCCAATTAAGCACGCTTTTCAAATATGCCAATAGATTTTATGAAAGGCAGTTTTTAATTCGAAAAGAACTGGGTAATGATTTATTAGTTCAATTTAATCGGCATTTAGAAGCTTATTTTGAATCAGGACAATTAAAAGAAAATGGCGTACCAAGCATAGAAAAAATAGCAAACGAAATGTCGGTTTCGCAACGATATCTCAGTGATACGCTTAAAAAAGAAACAGGTAAGTCTACTACTGAACACTTACAACTTTACCTGATAAATGAAGCGAAAAATATTCTATTAAAACCCAACAAAAGTATATCTGAAGTGGCTTATGAATTAGGATTTGAATATCCACAATATTTTTCAAGATTATTCAAAAAGAAGGAAGGTATTAGCCCGTCAGCCTTTAGAGAATTATATAAAATGAATTAA
- the blaOXA gene encoding class D beta-lactamase: protein MKAVYLVLIAILFVSCNDKTTVLNEARADTLQHKIIVPQFQKTIDSAGVNGSILVYSLADDTYYSNDYKWSEIGRLPASTFKIANSIIALETGVVENDSTLFKWNGEERRLSNWEQDLIFKEAFHFSCVPCYQEVAREIGAKRMSKYLDKLDYGNMKVDSTNIDLFWLEGASQINQFQQISFLKKFYQSELPISQRTEKIMRRMMVIEENKKYKLSGKTGWSIRNGNNNGWFVGYVIAQQKVYFFATNVEPKEQFEMNQFPMIRKAITYKALEALKII, encoded by the coding sequence ATGAAGGCAGTTTATTTAGTGTTAATAGCAATTCTATTCGTATCCTGCAATGACAAGACAACGGTCTTAAATGAAGCAAGAGCTGACACATTACAACATAAAATTATTGTTCCACAATTTCAAAAAACAATCGATTCTGCAGGAGTTAATGGTTCAATTTTAGTCTATAGTCTTGCAGATGACACCTATTACTCGAATGATTATAAATGGTCTGAAATAGGACGACTGCCAGCCTCAACTTTCAAAATCGCTAATTCAATTATTGCTCTTGAAACTGGAGTGGTTGAAAATGACAGTACGCTTTTTAAATGGAATGGTGAAGAAAGAAGGCTTAGCAATTGGGAACAAGATTTAATTTTTAAAGAAGCCTTTCATTTTTCTTGTGTTCCTTGTTATCAAGAAGTAGCAAGAGAAATTGGAGCCAAAAGGATGTCAAAATACTTAGATAAACTTGATTACGGAAACATGAAAGTTGACTCAACAAATATTGATTTGTTCTGGCTTGAAGGTGCTTCTCAAATTAATCAGTTCCAACAAATAAGCTTTCTGAAAAAGTTCTATCAATCTGAGTTACCAATTTCTCAACGTACTGAAAAAATAATGAGGAGGATGATGGTAATTGAAGAAAATAAAAAGTATAAATTAAGTGGTAAAACAGGCTGGTCTATTAGAAACGGAAATAATAATGGTTGGTTTGTAGGGTATGTAATAGCACAGCAGAAAGTATATTTTTTCGCCACAAATGTTGAGCCGAAGGAACAGTTTGAAATGAACCAATTTCCAATGATTAGAAAAGCTATAACCTACAAAGCGTTAGAAGCGTTGAAAATTATATAA
- a CDS encoding DUF5655 domain-containing protein — protein MKDQYKGKENLLPMYENLLAVVKEFGSDVTITPKKTSVSIIRKKQFALIKPATKTRIDLGLKLKEKPTTDRLENSGPFGTMCTHRVKLTDTNQIDNELKDWLKEAYNKAE, from the coding sequence GTGAAAGACCAATATAAGGGAAAGGAAAATCTACTTCCAATGTACGAAAATCTTCTGGCTGTGGTTAAAGAATTTGGTAGCGATGTCACAATCACACCTAAGAAAACTAGCGTAAGTATCATCAGGAAAAAACAATTTGCGTTAATAAAACCTGCAACCAAAACTAGAATTGATTTAGGACTAAAGCTAAAAGAAAAACCAACCACAGACCGTCTCGAAAACTCAGGACCCTTTGGAACCATGTGTACGCACAGAGTTAAATTGACTGATACAAATCAGATTGACAATGAATTAAAAGACTGGTTGAAAGAGGCATACAACAAAGCAGAATAA
- a CDS encoding TolB family protein, which produces MSILVIGCEEVKQEVTKLDLELATSKVELFGKGIVSTKLYERDIAISPDGKELIYSLGDYKQQKRCLVQIIKKEGKWGDPQLLSISGTYQDIEPFYAEEGRKLFFASNRPIEKGSKRTDYNIWYSERDGTAWSEPKALNEMINTEKDEFYPSLSRNGNLYFTASRQDGMGLEDIFVSKLVDGVYQKAVALDSTINTKHFEFNAYINPDENLLIFSSFGRTDGYGGGDLYYSTKDKDGNWSLAKNMGEKVNSPQLDYCPFIDSERNNFYFTSERTEEIPTTINNLDQLKDFSNKTENGMGNIYSIRLKELNFN; this is translated from the coding sequence TTGTCAATACTAGTTATAGGTTGTGAAGAAGTGAAGCAAGAAGTAACAAAATTAGATTTAGAATTAGCAACAAGTAAAGTTGAGTTATTTGGAAAAGGTATTGTTTCGACAAAATTATATGAAAGAGATATTGCAATTTCGCCAGATGGAAAGGAACTTATTTATAGTTTAGGCGACTACAAACAACAAAAACGGTGTCTAGTACAAATCATTAAGAAAGAAGGGAAATGGGGTGATCCTCAACTATTAAGTATCTCTGGAACATATCAAGACATTGAGCCATTCTATGCGGAAGAAGGTCGTAAGCTGTTTTTTGCTTCAAATAGACCTATAGAGAAAGGTTCGAAAAGAACAGATTATAACATTTGGTATAGCGAAAGAGATGGAACTGCCTGGAGTGAGCCTAAAGCGTTAAATGAAATGATAAATACCGAAAAAGATGAATTTTATCCATCTTTAAGTCGAAATGGAAACCTATATTTTACAGCATCAAGACAAGATGGGATGGGGCTAGAAGATATTTTTGTTTCAAAACTAGTCGATGGCGTGTATCAAAAGGCAGTAGCTTTAGATAGTACCATTAACACAAAACACTTTGAGTTTAATGCGTACATTAATCCCGATGAAAACCTACTAATATTCAGTTCGTTTGGAAGAACCGATGGATACGGAGGAGGTGACCTATATTATAGTACTAAAGATAAAGATGGAAACTGGAGTCTGGCTAAAAATATGGGCGAGAAAGTCAATTCACCTCAGTTAGATTACTGCCCCTTTATTGATAGTGAACGAAACAATTTCTATTTTACAAGTGAAAGAACAGAAGAAATTCCGACTACAATCAACAACCTTGACCAATTAAAAGACTTTTCTAATAAGACGGAAAACGGGATGGGAAATATTTACAGCATTAGACTAAAAGAATTGAACTTTAATTAG
- a CDS encoding 2-dehydro-3-deoxyphosphooctonate aldolase has product MKNLFILSGIILVIVSCSSTKNISKNVKQELLNDYTFVITEISQDKTYGLSPKNPVEVGGAKISSGPKNERRYLNALAGPNGEEISYYRAGSCCPVKSENGFMGSAMLDNYRVTWEGAKDTISIYINMYDSGHLKAPSGFTIQK; this is encoded by the coding sequence ATGAAAAATTTATTTATACTTTCGGGAATAATCCTTGTAATTGTGTCTTGCTCTTCAACAAAGAATATTTCAAAAAATGTAAAACAAGAACTCTTAAATGATTATACGTTTGTAATTACTGAAATTTCTCAAGATAAAACCTACGGGCTTTCCCCAAAAAATCCAGTTGAAGTAGGTGGTGCGAAAATTTCTTCAGGCCCAAAAAATGAAAGAAGATATCTTAATGCACTCGCAGGACCCAATGGAGAAGAAATTTCTTATTATCGAGCAGGTAGTTGCTGTCCGGTTAAAAGTGAAAACGGTTTTATGGGAAGCGCAATGTTAGATAACTATAGAGTTACTTGGGAAGGGGCTAAGGATACTATTTCAATTTATATAAACATGTACGATTCTGGACACTTAAAGGCTCCTAGCGGATTTACAATACAAAAATAG
- a CDS encoding RidA family protein: MKKLTKLTKKLPFIVLLIALTLVIQSCEQKEKEVTKEVEKEVVTESEKPEYFLLRPEVEKAYGYSHAVKIGNSIKVSGAVSMDDAGNPTAIGDLGQQMKNCYADLEKILKHYGCTFDDVVVENIFTTNMPLFLENAAYRGEIYKNQFPTGSWLGVKELAIPEFMIEIELEVHKSE; the protein is encoded by the coding sequence ATGAAAAAACTAACCAAATTAACCAAAAAACTACCATTTATTGTACTCCTTATTGCATTGACTCTTGTCATACAAAGCTGCGAACAAAAGGAAAAAGAAGTGACCAAGGAAGTTGAGAAAGAAGTTGTTACAGAATCTGAAAAACCTGAGTATTTTTTACTTAGACCAGAAGTGGAAAAAGCATATGGATATTCGCATGCCGTAAAAATTGGAAATTCTATTAAAGTTTCAGGAGCGGTAAGCATGGACGATGCTGGAAATCCTACCGCAATTGGAGATTTGGGCCAACAAATGAAAAATTGTTATGCCGATTTAGAAAAGATTTTAAAGCACTACGGATGCACTTTCGACGATGTAGTTGTAGAGAACATCTTTACAACCAACATGCCTTTATTTCTAGAAAATGCCGCGTATAGAGGTGAAATCTATAAAAATCAATTTCCAACGGGCTCGTGGCTTGGTGTAAAAGAACTTGCAATACCAGAATTCATGATAGAAATTGAATTAGAAGTACATAAGTCTGAATAA
- a CDS encoding DUF6090 family protein, producing the protein MKFFRKIRRKLLNKGKVSKYLAYAAGEIILVVVGILIALYINNLNTEKQETSTLNGYLFNISENIKADQINLDQISKFRDSSVIGSKYFMNMIEQESTESYATYFATYFKYNPWLDESFQSNKSGFEALKNSGYLSKIQQTSLEAELYKYYSLVEKIQEEEQSLNNFMEEMEYDMYKNNIVQRTKVIIKKLFQNVASDEDRTELKNILSYPAFAGSHSRNAGTSYMNVLYAELGKVASNLQTEIERVGKE; encoded by the coding sequence ATGAAGTTTTTTAGAAAAATTAGAAGAAAATTACTTAACAAAGGCAAGGTTAGCAAATATCTAGCCTATGCGGCAGGAGAAATTATTTTAGTAGTGGTTGGGATTCTAATTGCGCTATATATTAATAATCTGAATACAGAAAAGCAAGAGACTAGTACGCTAAACGGTTATTTATTTAATATTTCAGAAAATATCAAAGCAGACCAGATAAATCTTGACCAAATATCAAAGTTTCGAGATAGTTCAGTGATTGGCTCAAAGTATTTCATGAATATGATTGAGCAAGAATCTACAGAATCTTATGCAACCTATTTTGCTACGTACTTTAAATATAATCCTTGGCTCGATGAATCTTTTCAATCTAATAAAAGCGGATTTGAAGCACTTAAAAACTCTGGCTACCTGAGTAAGATACAGCAAACCTCTCTTGAAGCTGAGTTGTATAAATACTATAGTTTGGTTGAAAAAATTCAAGAAGAAGAGCAGAGTCTAAACAATTTCATGGAAGAAATGGAGTATGATATGTATAAAAACAATATCGTGCAGAGAACGAAAGTGATTATTAAAAAGCTCTTTCAAAATGTCGCATCAGATGAAGATAGAACTGAATTAAAAAATATTCTATCGTATCCTGCTTTTGCAGGTAGCCATTCTAGAAACGCAGGCACTAGCTATATGAATGTTTTATATGCAGAGCTTGGCAAAGTTGCGTCCAATCTTCAAACTGAAATTGAACGAGTTGGCAAAGAGTAA
- a CDS encoding Dps family protein, translating to MDNTNAIGLNNNKAEHLSEKLNELLANYSIFYQNTRGYHWNIKGEKFFELHVKFEELYNDLLLKIDEVAERILTLGFTPKHNYADYRKVSKIKESDEVNDGVKAVGNILTSFQTIIVLQRELLTISDDADDEGTNALMSDYIREQEKLVWMYSAFLNR from the coding sequence ATGGATAACACAAACGCAATCGGACTTAACAACAACAAAGCAGAGCATTTATCAGAAAAATTAAATGAGCTTCTGGCAAATTATTCGATTTTCTATCAGAATACTCGCGGATACCATTGGAATATTAAAGGTGAAAAATTCTTTGAATTACACGTGAAATTTGAAGAGCTATACAATGATTTACTACTGAAAATAGACGAAGTAGCCGAAAGAATTCTAACATTAGGTTTTACGCCGAAGCATAATTATGCTGATTACAGGAAAGTTTCTAAAATTAAGGAAAGTGATGAAGTGAATGATGGTGTAAAAGCAGTTGGAAATATTTTAACCTCTTTTCAGACTATTATAGTGTTACAGAGAGAATTACTTACGATTTCTGATGATGCAGACGATGAAGGAACAAATGCATTAATGAGTGATTACATTAGAGAACAAGAAAAGCTAGTTTGGATGTATTCAGCCTTTCTAAATAGATAG